In one window of uncultured Acetobacteroides sp. DNA:
- a CDS encoding type II CAAX endopeptidase family protein, with amino-acid sequence MEKLEKERKASLPLWARVVLYIIAFIASTITLQLVGMLAVGCSISDLESFSNLSTAQFLGVELFGLTGTLLITLLFRRYMDRKTFVSLGFSIAGRGKDILAGLVGAILLFGIGTTLLYLMGQIRFTGFQFDAASFLVSFALFVVVAVNEEMLIRGYILNNLLTRMNKYVALAISASIFGVLHIMNNGMDLLPLVNLILAGILLGSAYIFTRNLWFSISLHLFWNFIQGPVLGYSVSGTHTSSLLKMSSLGDATITGGKFGFEGSIVCTILMVVAIAGVFTYFTRRKGEGEEAIPLQNT; translated from the coding sequence ATGGAAAAACTTGAGAAAGAAAGAAAAGCATCTCTCCCTTTATGGGCAAGGGTGGTGCTGTACATTATTGCATTTATCGCTTCTACGATAACACTCCAGCTAGTAGGGATGCTTGCCGTAGGATGCTCGATATCCGACCTCGAAAGCTTCAGCAACCTTAGCACAGCACAGTTTCTGGGAGTCGAACTCTTTGGATTAACGGGTACGCTGCTTATCACGCTGCTATTCCGCCGGTACATGGATAGGAAAACCTTTGTTTCGCTCGGCTTTTCGATTGCTGGCAGGGGGAAAGACATCCTCGCTGGACTTGTAGGCGCCATACTTTTGTTTGGCATTGGCACTACGCTCCTCTACCTGATGGGACAAATCCGCTTTACGGGCTTTCAGTTCGATGCGGCAAGCTTTTTGGTAAGCTTTGCGCTATTCGTAGTGGTTGCTGTTAACGAGGAGATGCTCATTCGCGGGTACATCCTCAACAACCTGCTGACGCGGATGAACAAGTATGTGGCGCTAGCCATCAGCGCCTCCATATTTGGGGTGCTGCACATCATGAACAACGGAATGGATCTGCTTCCGCTGGTAAACCTTATCCTTGCAGGGATACTTCTGGGCTCGGCCTACATCTTTACGCGCAACCTTTGGTTCTCCATCAGCCTTCACCTGTTCTGGAACTTCATCCAGGGTCCTGTGCTGGGCTACTCGGTGAGCGGAACCCATACCAGCAGCCTGCTAAAGATGTCGTCGCTGGGGGATGCGACCATAACGGGCGGGAAATTCGGTTTCGAGGGCTCCATTGTGTGCACCATCCTGATGGTTGTGGCCATTGCCGGGGTGTTTACCTACTTTACGCGGAGGAAGGGAGAGGGAGAAGAGGCTATTCCTCTTCAAAACACATAA